In Tsuneonella sp. CC-YZS046, the genomic window CTTCGTGCTGGCCGGGGATACGGTCGTGGCGGTCGGGCGACGCATCCTGCCGAAGGCGGAAGACCAAGCCACCGCGCGCCGCTGCCTCGAACTGCTGTCAGGCCGCCGCCATCGCGTGTTCTCGGCGGTTGCGCTGCGCGCACCGGACGGCGCGGTCACGGAGCGCCTGAGCGAAACGCAGGTCCGCTTCAAGCGGCTGTCGGACGAGGAAATGCGCGCCTATCTCGCCAGCGGCGAATGGGACGGCAAGGCCGGCGGCTATGCCATCCAGGGCCAGGCCGAAGGGCTGATCGCGTGGATCGCGGGCAGCCATTCCGGTGTTGTCGGCCTGCCGCTGTTTGAAACCCGGGCCTTGTTGAAGGCGGCAGGATTTCGCCTTGGCTGAATGGCTGGTCGAACAGGGCATCGGCGAGGAACGCGCGATCCGGCTCGATCATGGCGCCATAATTGCCGCCCGCGCGCATTGGCCGGGCACGCTCGCCGCCGGTCAGGTCGAGGACGCGGTGCTGGTGTCGCGAACCACGGGCAGCGCCCGGGGCACGGCCCGCTTCGCCAATGGCGAAGAGGCGCTGGTCGACCGCTTGCCCCGCGACGCCAGCGAAGGCGCCCGCCTGCGGCTGAAAGTGACCCGGGCGGCGATCGGCGAAGTGGGGCGCGCCAAGCTGGCGCAGGCAAGGCCCGCCGACGAACCCTTGCGGCCCGCTCCATCGCTTGCCGAGATGCTGCGCCAGGAAGGCCATGACGTCCGGCTGGTGCATCGCTTCCCGGTGGATGGCCCAAGGGATGGCCCCGTGGATGGCTGGGACGCGCTGGTCGCGGATGCCTTCGCCATGCGAATGGAGTTCGCGGGCGGTGCGCTTCACCTTGCGCCGACCCCGGCTATGACTCTGATCGATGTGGACGGCACGCTGCCGCCGCGCGAGCTAACGCTTGCCGCCATTCCCTCCATCGCATCCGCGATCGCGCTGTTCGATCTGGCGGGATCTATCGGCATAGATTTCCCGACCCTCGCCGCCCGGGCGGACCGGCGCGGCGTGGACGAGATGCTGGCGCAAGTGCTGGCGGGCTGGCCGCATGAGCGCACCGCCATGAACGGCTTCGGCTTCGTCCAGCTCGTCTCGCGGCTGGAGCGCCCTTCCCTGATCCATCGAATCGCCCGCAGCCCGGCGGCAGCCGGAGCGCGTCTGCTGCTGCGCCGGGCGGAAGCGGTCGCCGCCCCGGGCAAATTGCTGCTCACGGCGCATCCCGCTGTCGTGGCGGCGGTGCCGCCCCCATGGCGCGACGAACTTGCCCGCCGCGCCGGGCGGCCTATCGCATGGGCCGAAGATCCGGCGCTTGCACTGGAAGCCGGTTTCGCGCAGGCCGTGCAGCCATGACCCAAGGCAAGCCCTGTCCGATCTGCAAGAAGCCGCGCACGGCGGAGTTCGCGCCGTTCTGTTCCGCCCGCTGCCGCGACCGGGATCTGGCGAACTGGTTCAACGACGGCTATGCCGTGCCCGGCCCGCCCGCATCCCCGGACGATCTGGCGAACGAGAACTGATTTCCCCTTGCCATAGGCGTGAGGGTT contains:
- a CDS encoding nucleoside triphosphate pyrophosphatase, encoding MAGVIAPPSLILASASPRRRDLLARLGIEPLRAAGADIDETPAAGEIPRCYAQRMAREKALAAGDPSSFVLAGDTVVAVGRRILPKAEDQATARRCLELLSGRRHRVFSAVALRAPDGAVTERLSETQVRFKRLSDEEMRAYLASGEWDGKAGGYAIQGQAEGLIAWIAGSHSGVVGLPLFETRALLKAAGFRLG
- a CDS encoding ribonuclease, which codes for MAEWLVEQGIGEERAIRLDHGAIIAARAHWPGTLAAGQVEDAVLVSRTTGSARGTARFANGEEALVDRLPRDASEGARLRLKVTRAAIGEVGRAKLAQARPADEPLRPAPSLAEMLRQEGHDVRLVHRFPVDGPRDGPVDGWDALVADAFAMRMEFAGGALHLAPTPAMTLIDVDGTLPPRELTLAAIPSIASAIALFDLAGSIGIDFPTLAARADRRGVDEMLAQVLAGWPHERTAMNGFGFVQLVSRLERPSLIHRIARSPAAAGARLLLRRAEAVAAPGKLLLTAHPAVVAAVPPPWRDELARRAGRPIAWAEDPALALEAGFAQAVQP
- a CDS encoding DNA gyrase inhibitor YacG; this encodes MTQGKPCPICKKPRTAEFAPFCSARCRDRDLANWFNDGYAVPGPPASPDDLANEN